The following is a genomic window from Lysinibacillus sp. G4S2.
AAATGGGGTTTGTCGTCATTGGTGCAGGTCTTTTGGTCTGTGTTTTCGCTATGGTTTTAGTGATTATTCGGAAGCATTCGAAGGGTGATGTTATGCTGGCAGTAACATCTACATATGAAGGGAAAAATGAATTAAATCAAGCAGTTATGAAGATATACTTTACGTTTTCAATTGGTAAACTGGCGCATCGTCAAAAAGAAATAATAGGCAGTATTGATTGGTCAGAAGGATGGATGCCCGTTTGCTATAATGTAAAGGAAAATGGAGCCTATCAAGAGAAACGATTACTCCATGCAACAAATGAGAAAACGTATACAACCTTCGAAATAAACGCTACAAATGCTATAGATCATCTTGGACGGGGTGAAGGGTATGTTGTATTAGTTCTAGAGGACCCGATCTTTACAGATAAATCTAGAGCAGGAGTGATTCTTGTGGTAACCGCCAATATGGGGACCTATCAGCTGTCTGATTCAACAAGTTGGAATAATGACTTTGCTGTCTATCATTAAATACTGACAAAAGCTATTCAAAGGGAGGAAATGGACTAATGAATAGTTTTTTTATTTGGCAGGAAAATAAAGGAACCTATTATAGTGAATTTCGTAGAATATAAAAAGAAAGGAGTGTATTTCTTGTATTCATTACTATACTATAAGAAAAATCACTGGGAGATTGAAAATGAAGAGGATTTATACAAATATGCTGCAAGTGTACAAAAGCACATCGCCATCCTAACCTATGGCAATCAGTTAAATAAAGAAGCCTTGGATAAACTTATTGCAACTTATTTAACGGAGGGAAACGGCGATGACCCAAATAAATTCAATATAAGATACGATACATATGATGCCGATGTGAAAAGTGAACATAGAAATAATTGGATTTTTGATATTCAGATGGATGATGGGCAGCTTTTGGAGTTTGAGACGGCTATCCAACGTATACATGGTACGCATGTCAGAATTCACCATAGGAGTAGAGGCCATTATGAAGTGAAAATTGATGACAAACTTTATTCCACAAGGGTTTATCGAACTAGAGATTGCTCGAAGATTTACCGAGAGCCCATAGAGGGGAGATATTTACTTTTTATCGATGAGGAGTCCGAAGATAATGAGTTGTTAAGAAGTAAGATGCATATGATGCCTAAGAAATTGCAATCGCTTTCTCTATCAGTGACAATTCCTCATGAAGAATGGGAAATATATGTACGAGATTGGATCAAACGATTACTCAAAATCATACAAAAGTGATAATCAATCAACAACAAAAAGAAGGTAAAATACTTTGGATATTTTGACAGATAAATTATTAATGATTGCTTTGTTCATTCTCATCATTCATTCGATAGAAACACTTGCGTATGCAGTTCGATTATCAGGTGCACGTGTAAAATTATTAGCCTCTGCTTTATCATTGTTTAATGTCATGGTCATGGTTTCAAGGCTTGCGAATATGATGCAGCAGCCATTTACAGGAAGCTTGACTGACACAGCACCAAAGGAAAACACGCTTGCATTTGTGGAGCAGCAGTTCCGCGTACTTATTGGCGCCGCTTCAATAGGTACATTGGTAGGCATTCTACTATTACCAACATTTGTAGCGATATTTTCAAGAGCCATTATTCATTTATCTGAGGAAAGAGGCTCTATTCCAGCATTATTCAAAAGAGGTTTTAGTATTGGATATGTCAAACGGGGAATAAAACATTTTCATATGCCAAGTTTTTCATACTTAAAGGGTATTAGTTGGCGTGATATACCTATTAAATTATTTATCGTTAATATCGCCATAACGGCCATCTATACAATTGGCGTACTATCTGCACTTTACGCCTCTTTACTAGTTCCTGAAAGATCGACAACTGCTGTGATGTCGTCAGGGCTTATTAATGGTGTAGCAACGATGTTATTGATTATCTTTATTGACCCTAAAATTTCCATTCTAGCTGATGATGTTATCAATCAAAGAGGCAGCTACTTAAATCTTAAGCGAGCTTCTGTGATGATGATGGCTTCAAGGCTGCTAGGCACATTTGTGGCACAGCTATTATTTATTCCTGGGGCAAAATATATTGCTTGGTTTACACAATTTATGACTTAGGAGGGTTTGCATGAATCAAGAATTATATGACCGTCCAACAGATTATTATGATAACCAACTTTTTACTATTGATGAACGATATATTGAAGTTGATAATATCATGATAACTTTCAAGGAAAGGGGAATCGTGTTCTAATGAAAAAATTTTGCTTCCTGATTTTGATGGTTTTTGTGTTAGCTGCTTGTAGTACGGATCAACAAGAAGATGTGCATTACATAGCGAAAAGTGAGCACTGGAAGGCGGTTTATAATAGTAATACTGAGGATGGCTTAAACATTTGCTATCTAGGTGAAAACAAAAACTTAGGTGATTTACAAATTTCGATTGAAGGTGCAAAAAATTCACTAGGGATGTCAGACGTACGCGTGAATACAGAAGGACAATTAACCTTAACGAAAAAAGAAAGTGAGCATATTTTTAAGGGGGACTCTACACCTAGCATTCATATTCAATGGCAGTCTTATGATGAGATTTTAGAAGTGCAGAATAACTAAAGTAATAGGGGAGAAGCCATTATGAGAGAGGAAGAACGAAATGATGTTGTTGTAATTAACGGACTTGAGATAAGTGGATTTATAGATAAAACAAAGAGGTGCTCTATATGTCAAAATCATACTATATATGATGATACTTTCGATGTATAGTTTTGTGCTACATGTAATGACTGGAAAGAAGAAAAATGCAGTGATCCCCATTGCCACTACTGTGTACAAAGACCAGAGCGTTCATTGGCAAGCAAATAGTTATTAAACTGAGTTGGTATATATTTTTTTTGTAAAATACACCATTCTTACAATTTATATTACGAAAAAAAATAAAATTTCAAACGTTGACAATTGCTGGAGCATTCGTTATAGTAAATAACAATTTCAGAAAGCAATGAAATTGGCGATGAGAAGGACACGAGTTTTGATGAACAATTCACAGAGAGGGAGGCATTGGCTGAAAGCTTCCTAATGCAGCAAGCAAAACTTACTACCTTTGAGCAGTGCTTGGAAACTTGCACCGTTTTTGCAACGTTACTGCAAATCAATGAGCCACTAGTGCATCTAGTGGGAATTTGGGTGGAACCACGGGTAATCAACACATGCTCGTCCCTTTATGGGGCGCGAGCATGTGTTTTTTTTATTTGTAACTTCTTTCAGTAGAAGACTCTCACATTTATAGGTTAAAGATGAGTGCGGTTTTAAGTCAATTTTCAGAGTCTGTCCAAACATCAACTGAAAGAAGTTACAGCCTCCGGCGGATGTCACGGAATCGGAAAGGAGTTCGCAAAGGATGTTAGCCTAAAATCATCGCATCCATGCGATAACGGCTAACTGACCTGCATCGTGCAGGCCTAAGCGCAAAGCCGATTCTGGACGCAATTATACCGAGGCATAATTGATAAAAAAGGAGTAGAGAACATGTCAAATCAATTAATTAACATTCAATTTCCAGATGGGAAACAACAAGCATTTTCAAAAGGTGTTACACTAACCGACATTGCACAAGCGATTAGCCCTGCTTTACGTAAAAAAGCAATCGTAGGGAGTGTGAACGGAACCATCATTGATTTGACGCGCCCGATTTTGGAGGATACACAAATTTCCCTGTACGATGCTAGCTCAAAAGAAGGAATTCAGGTTATTCGTCATTCAACAGCCCATTTGTTAGCTCAAGCAATTAAGCGTTTATACCCTGATGCAAAATTTGGGGTTGGGCCAGTAATAGAAAACGGGTTTTATTATGATATCGATACTGCGCATTCATTAGCGCCTATTGATTTACAACAAATTGAAAAAATGATGAAGCAAATTGTTCAAGAAAATATACAAATACAGCGCAAAGAAGTAACACGAGCAAAGGCACAGCAGCTATTTGTTCATGATGCGCTAAAGCTAGAGTTATTAGAGGATATTCCTGAACATGAAGCTGTGACGGTTTATGAACAAGGAGAATTTTACGATCTATGTCGTGGACCGCATGTACCTTCTACAGGAAAATTACAGCACTTTAAATTAATGCATGTATCAGGAGCATACTGGCGTGGAGATAGTGATAATCAAATGCTTCAGCGTATTTATGGTGTAGCATTTGCCTCGAAAGAAGAGCTTGCGGATTACTTTGTTTTCTTAGAGGAAGCAGAGAAGCGGAATCACCGAAAGCTAGGAAAAGAACTAGAGTTATTTATGTTTTCAGAAGAAGCCCCAGGGATGCCATTTTATTTAGCGAATGGTCAAATTATTCGAAATGAACTGGAGTCGTATTTACGTCATTTACAAGCAAAATTTGATTATCAAGAAGTTCGGACTCCGTTGATGATGAACCAGCGTTTATGGGAGCAATCAGGGCATTGGGATCATTACAAAGAAAATATGTATTTTACACACGTAGATGACCAAAGCTTTGCATTAAAGCCTATGAATTGCCCTGGACATATGCTGATTTTTAAAAATGATTTACATTCATACAGAGATTTACCAATTCGTATGGCTGAATTTGGTCAAGTTCATCGACATGAATTTAGTGGCGCATTAAATGGACTTTTACGAGTTCGTACTTTTTGTCAGGATGATGCACATATTTTTGTTACGCCACAGCAAATTGAAGATGAAATTGCACTTGCGCTGAAAATTATTGATGAGGTATACCAAGTTTTTGGCTTCCAATACGATATTGAATTATCGACACGTCCAGCTGATTATATGGGTGAACTTGAACTTTGGCATCAAGCGGAAGCGGCGTTAGAAAACGTACTAACAAATTTGGGCTTTCCTTTTACAATTAATGAAGGTGACGGAGCGTTTTACGGACCAAAAATTGATATTCATATTAAAGATGCCATTCAACGAAGTCATCAATGTGCAACGGTGCAGCTTGACTTCCAACTACCAGAGAAATTCGACTTAACATATGTCAATGAACACAATGAAAAAGTAAGACCTGTCGTTATTCATCGAGCGGTATTCGGTTCTATTGATCGTTTTTTAGGCATATTGATTGAGCATTTTGGAGGGGCGTTCCCAACGTGGCTTGCACCTCAGCAAGTAAAAGTAATTGGCGTTGCAGATGCGCATCAAGAATATGTACAGCAAGTAGTTGATGCTTTAAAAAAGGAACAAATCCGTGTAAGCGTGGACGATCGACAAGAAAAGCTAGGTAAAAAAATTCGGGAAGCTCAAATGAAAAAAATACCTTATATTTTAGTGCTTGGTGATAAAGAAATGGATAATGAAAATGTCACTGTTCGTCAATATGGTGAGCAAGCATTGATTGAAAAACCATTGCAACAGTTTATAGAGGAAATAAAGAAGGAAATACAGCAAAAAACTTTAAGCAATTAAACGATTTAGAAATAGCTCGACTGCTAGGGGCTTAAAAAGTCATTACCCCTAGAGTCGAGCTAAGTCAAGCCATGAAAGTATTGTTACGAAAAACTAATTTTGGGCTCATCATCATTGTATGCCATGTGTATAAGTTAATTGGAGTGGAGACTGGGGGACAGCGTTACTTATGAGACCCTGGAGCGCAAGCGAAGCGCGGCTCATCAAACGCCCCCAGTCGGAACAAAAATCAACCACACATTATGGTGATGATCCTATTTTTTAAAAAATGTTAGTTTTTTCATCGATTTCGCTACTATTAATCAATTTTCAAGCATACAATTAATTAACAAACGAACGAACTATTTAATGAGTTAGATTTAATAAGGGGTGCTATTACTTTGATAATTACTTTCTCCTAAAATGATGGATTGAGTGTCAGCGTCAATGACAAGGTATTTATGATAGATCTCCTGATTTGTTTGCTGATAGGATGCTAAAAAATAAACTTGTCGATTGGGATGAATAAAAGTATGTTGAGAGAGGTCTATTTTTTCACGTATAAAATTTGTTTTTAGATGAAATGTTTCCTCAGCCTTCGGTACGTCCTTAAAGGCTATTTTTTGACGAATGTTCAAGGTAGCATCGTTATATTCCTCGTAGATTGCCCGGTCTAATTGAAGATAAAAGTCGTCCTCAGTACGAAATGTTTTATATTGATTATTAGGATATTTATAAGATGTAGTTTCAGATGGTATGCAAAGTGTAGGTGCTACTGTGTTTTCTACTGAATCTTGAGGCTGCTGTAGTAAAAATCTTGAAACAACGACCAATGTTAAAAGCAATGCCTGCATGATTAGGCCTCCTTATTGTGTTACAAAGTAGAATTCCCAATTTTTTGATATATATACGCATCGTTACAATATCATCAGGATCTGGTGTGGCTTTATAACTGGAACCTAGTACAGGATAAAACTAGTCAAATTATTGAAATATTGGACTGGCTTTATTTGATCGATCGTTTAGTATCTTCAATAAAATGCTCCCTCGCTATTAGGAAGCTTTTGAATATTTATTTAGTAGGACATCTAGTTCTTGACTACAATTTACAACACTAGGATGGGTGAAGCCTAAATCCATTGCTTTTCTATACATAATCCTTCTTTTAACTTCAATCTCCATCTTCAAGAATTGTTTAACTGATATATTTACCAAAATCTTTTCCTCCTAATTTTTTCTCCATATTCTTGAAATACATTGACCTCGATTCAACTTTTTCATTGTATCTCACATAAAATAAAAAATATGTCACATTGTGTATAGGGTGAGAAATTCGTAATTTAGTCACAGAAAAATATCTTTACTCTTAAAAGAGGGGGAAAATAAGAAATTTTAATATTGGATATTTTAACCCATTTTAATTTACTTTTATTGTATTTTTTATATATTCTATTACCCTATAACAAAAATATTAGGGTTTTTTTATTGCTAGTTTTAAAAAAATAAACAGAGAAAGATTTAATAGATTACTAACTTTTTTACTATAAAGATTTATATTTACGTCGATTGAATTTAAAATGAATTTCGTATCTTGTCACAATTTATCAAATAAACTTTTTTGTTGTTTGTTATTGAGGAGATTTTATTTTGGTTGAAAATGTTGAGAATTTTCGAAATATATAGAATAATAGGTAAACGGGTTTCTCGAATCTATTAAATGATAGGGGAGGTATACGATGTTGAAGGTAAGGTTGCCATTATTAAGCGTTATTATCGCGGCTATTTTAATGTTAATAGCATGTTCAGAAGTGACAACAAAAACAGGAGAATCTTCAGAATCAAAAGAAATTACTAACCATTCCGTTCAACACGTGGAAGAATCTAAAACGAAACCTCCAGTTATTGATAGGGATTATGATTTTACATATTTAGAGGAATTGCCAGAGGAAAAACAAGCTTTTTATGAAGAATTCTTAAGCAAAGGGGATAGTAATAGTTTAAAGATTTTTACACCAGAGGAAATAGTGTTAATTATGATGAATTTAATACTTGAGCATAATTTCGATAAACTATATGCAATTACCTACAATAACAATGAGCTTCCAAATAAAGAAACCTTTATCAAAGAATACATCAATTATTTATTAGATGAGCAAATACAGGATTATTTGATGTACAGATACTACGATAATATTTCATTGGATAAAGATACTAGCACCGAAAATGTAGCAGTTGTTAAATTAGAAATTATTTTTGGAAGTTCCCATTTTCTCAAGACATTTGCCTTGCTAAAAGAAAATGGTACGTGGAAAATTGATTTATACAATAATATGAAAGAAAAGAAGGCGAAATCTGAAGAAAAATAGAGGAGATAATAATGACCGTAATATACTTTGTTAGACATGCCCATTCACACTATACAGCTGATGAGTATAATCGACCGCTATCTGACAACGGGTTTAAGGATAGGGATCGTGTCACAAAATTATTCGAAAATAAAATGATTCACGTAATTTATTCAAGTACATATAAAAGGGCCATCCAAACGGTGGAAGGCATTGCGCAAGAACATCATCTACAGGTTAATATCGTGGATACTTTTAAAGAAAGAACATTGTCTAATAAAAAGATAATGGATTTTGACGATGCGATTCGTCAATTATGGAGTCATCCAAACTTTGCATTTGAGGGTGGAGAATCAAATGAAACCGCAATGGAACGAGCTATTACTACCTTGCAAAAGATAGTGCTAGCGCATCCAAATGACAATATAGTGATTGGTACACATGGCAATATAATGGTCTTAATGATGCAATATTTTGATATTCAATATGATTATTCGTTTTGGAAAAAGCTGTCAATTCCAGATGTCTATCAACTTACATTTCAAAACTTCGTGTTAGTTGATGTTCAGAGAATTTGGAAAGAGTAGGAGAAGAGGATTGTACAAGAATTAAGGGAACAAATATTGAAGCTAGAAAAGCAATTAATGCATTATCGGAAAGTGGATTTTGAGAATATCGAGAATTTGGTAGTTCGAGCACAAAGTATGATAAAGTTTTACAATTAAATTCGCTGGAAAACGAAGATGGAATATCCCATTTGTAGCTAGGGATTTTGCGATTCAGCAAGTGGCACCTCATGTCGTCCATACTACATATTGCACAACGTCCATTACAAACGGCAAAAAACCATTAAGAAGCTTCATTTAGGTGTTGCACGACACAGAGTGGAAAATGTATTTTCATCAGGGAACCCCAACTATAAACGCCCGTATGTAATAAGACATACGAGCGTTTTTTGAAATTGGCCGAAGAAGTGACAGCCCATTATTTTGTTTTATTGAGAATCAGCTTTGCCATTCTTCTCGTAATAAACCAAATAAAACTACATCATGAAATTGACCGAAGCGGAAAATCTCATTTCGTAAAATACCTTCTTTTGTAAAGCCACACTTTTCATAGGAACGAATAGCTGCTTTATTAAAGCTAAAAACCTGAAGTTTAACTTTATTAATAGCAATATAATTAAAAATAAAATGAATAAGAGTTTTCATTGCATCCGTTCCAAGTCCTTTACCTTGCCATTGTTCGCCGATTGAAATGCCTACAAAGCAAGTACTATTTTGCCAGTTGATTGAATAGACACCACAGGAGCCGACAAGCTCATTTGATGTTTTTTCAAAAATTCCGAAGATAAACTCCTCTTTTTTCCCACTGATACTTTGAAAGAATGAAGTATGATCCTCAAAGGTATTTGGAAAGGGGATTTCATCATTGGCAAGTAGCAACGATTTCTTTTCACTTTCCATTTTTACAAATGCTTCTAAGTCGATGGAAGTCATTTGCTGTAAAGTAATAGTTTGACCTGTAAGAAATTCTTTAAAATAATTTTCCATTTGTATTCTCCCTCGTTCAAGGGCTGCAGTTAGAGTTACATCCCTTGGATAATTTGTTGTATAAACAAAGCATCTACTGCAATTTTCGCACTCATATGCACAACTCCTTATGTTTAGGTAACTTTATAGTAGCATTTTTTGGAATAAGTAGAAATAAATATTTTTATCAGGTGTGTTGATTAACCATTTTTATCCACCTTAATTAAATTAGAAGGATCTGATTTCCGCTACGGGCTACTCGCTTTGTCGCTGACGCTTCGCTTTCGCACAGATAAAACATTTTGTCGCTGACGCTTCGCTTTCTGCACAGATAAAACATTTGTCGCTGACGCTTCGCTTTCGCACAGATAAAACATTTGTCGCCGACGCTTCGCTTTCGCACAGATAAAACATTTGTCGCTGACGCTTCGCTTTCGCACAGATAAAACATTTGTCGCTGACGCTTCGCTTTCAGCGCAGATAAACAATTTGTCGCTGACGCTTCGCTTTCGCACAGATAAAACAATTTGTCGCTGACGCTTCGCTTTCGCACAAATAAAACAATTTGTCGCTGACGCACAGAGCAAGGCTTTCTGCGAGCGAGCATCGAGTAGCCCTACGCTGCAAGCGCCTTCATCATAACATGTGGTTGATTTCTTTGATAGAAGAGCTTGTTTTTCGATAAAAGCCCAAATAGTTTCGATAAAGAGCGATTTTGTTTCGATAAAAGCCCAAATAGTTTCGATAAAGAACGATTTTGTTTCGATAAATCTTCAAAGTATCCCTATAAAACGAACAAAAGTAGCTTTAGCGATTCTGTTTTGAGGCTCGACACTAAATAGTAACAAGAAAAACCCTTTCATCGATCAATAATAAACCTATTTTTTCCTAATCAACACGCCTTTATTTTTATTATAGTTTTTTTGAAGGGCGCCAATTTGTCTGCTGCTCTACATCTTGTTGTTTCATCCAATCAAGAAAATCTTCTGTGCATTGAGTATCGTAGTCTAACACAGCTTCATAGACATAAATCGAAGGAAGTATTATAGATTTCTTTAGCAGTTCTTCTTTAATTTTCAAAATAACCTTTCGACTATCAATTGTTAGGGAATCGTTCATTAACGATATTAAATCCCTTGATAACGGTCCATTTCGTGTTTCAGAAAACAGCCACATATCAATATTCCAAATTTCTAAAGGCGTATGCTTATATTGAATTTTAAAATAGTAACCATTAAATGGTGATTCTAAATAATTTCGGTATTTTAACTCTAAAACCTTTGGATTGCTAGTTAGATCCGATAAAATCGACATGGCTTCAGTTGCATTAGGGCTGACACTAAAGGTTTCGATATCGATATCTGGATCCACTAGTAAATCATAGGCTGTAGCTCCAACAACATAAGCTTGTCCGATTTTATTCCATTTTTCTAATAACTCCAATTCGTTTAGAATCGTCAGGGCTGTTTCTTTTCGCTCTTGCGCTCTTTTTAATAGTTCCAAAATTTACACCTACCCTTAAATTAATTTCTAAATCATGTTAGAATACATTATATTTGGCAATTGTTCAATACATTATTATGCAATGAAAATAGCTTTCGTGTTCAAACAACAACTCTTAAAACAGAAAGAAGGAAGAATAGATGCGTACTTTTCATCCGTATTTTAGTGGTTTAATGAAATATTTACCTGAAGAGGAGCAGCTTCAATTACAACGTGCAATAGGAGCAACCGAGTCTCAACTTCAAGCATTGCTTAATGTGTTTCCTAACTGTCCAGAGTCACTTATTAATCTACTTAAAGATGTAAATGGAACATATTATTGTAAACATGGTGAAGAAACGATTTGTGTACTAGTGCTCGGCTCAGATCTTGGTGAATATCCGTATTATCTAAAGTCCGTAGAGCAAATTATTGCAGATTTCCGAGTAAAAGATAGTGAAAGTATTTATGAGCGTTATGAGGATTTTTTAGATTATGTGGAAGTGGATGAACGAATTAATATGCATGTACCGTTAAGAGAACGATTATGCTTTTCAGACTGTATGAACAATGGTGGTACATCCCGTTTGTATATTGATTTTAATCCGAATGAAGGTGGTCAAGTAGGGCAAATAATTCGCTACGTTCATGACCCAGATAGCTATGAGGTGATTGCACCGTCCTTTGAAGCATATTTACAAAAGCTTGTTGATACGGAGTATGAATTTACAGCACTTTATGAAGAAGAGGAGATTTGATGAAATTAAAATTTTATGAGGAAAATGATGTTTACTTAATTGATCGATATACCATAACTGAAGACCAGCTTCGATATACGATGTCTCCGAAAGAGAGCATTGAATTAGTGAAGCAGGATACCAACCGTCATGCCATTCTTGTATTAGATGAAGACAAACTCGTAACCTTCTTTGTGTTGCATGAAAATGAGGGGGTCAAGCCATATTCTTCTAATGAACAGGCGATCTTGATCCGCGCCTTTTCGACAGACTATTATGAACAAGGGAAAGGCTATGCAAAAGCGGCATTACAGTTTTTGCCTGACTTTGTTTTAGAGCATTTTCCAACTATCAATGAACTTGTGCTAGGCGTTAATATACCGAACACCGCTGCACAGTCACTTTATAAAAAATGTGGGTTTGCCGATGAAGGAAGGCTGGCAACAGGATTCAATGGTGAGATTAAAGTGATGAGTCGTTACATAAGGTGAGAGCATAATTGAAAAAATGTATCAGGAACGCTCTGCTTGATAATCAATCGCTTAATTATGCAAAAAAAACTGCGAAAAACAGCAACGAACTGTCAAAATAGAACAAAGTATTGCTAACAGGAACTAGTGTTTAATGTACCTCATCGTCATATGGTGTTTACGATCCCGAGGAGCTTCGAAATGTGTTCTTTCAGGATCGAAAATTGCAGGAGTTAAGTCAATTAGTTGCTCAAGTATTTGAATATTACCATCAAAATTGTTCTAAGAAACGTCGGCTAAAGCCTGGAATTATTACAGTCATCCATACATTTGGACGAGATTTAAAATATAATCCGCATTTGCATGTGCTTGTTACAGAGGGAGCGATGGATGCTCAGCGTGAATGGTATCCATTAGATTGGATTCCCTACGAATATTTAAGAAAATCGTGGCAGAAGGTGGTACTAGATTCAATGAAGCGAAGACAGATGATGTGC
Proteins encoded in this region:
- a CDS encoding membrane lipoprotein lipid attachment site-containing protein, translating into MKKFCFLILMVFVLAACSTDQQEDVHYIAKSEHWKAVYNSNTEDGLNICYLGENKNLGDLQISIEGAKNSLGMSDVRVNTEGQLTLTKKESEHIFKGDSTPSIHIQWQSYDEILEVQNN
- a CDS encoding aspartyl-phosphate phosphatase Spo0E family protein, whose product is MVNISVKQFLKMEIEVKRRIMYRKAMDLGFTHPSVVNCSQELDVLLNKYSKAS
- a CDS encoding lipid II flippase Amj family protein; this translates as MIALFILIIHSIETLAYAVRLSGARVKLLASALSLFNVMVMVSRLANMMQQPFTGSLTDTAPKENTLAFVEQQFRVLIGAASIGTLVGILLLPTFVAIFSRAIIHLSEERGSIPALFKRGFSIGYVKRGIKHFHMPSFSYLKGISWRDIPIKLFIVNIAITAIYTIGVLSALYASLLVPERSTTAVMSSGLINGVATMLLIIFIDPKISILADDVINQRGSYLNLKRASVMMMASRLLGTFVAQLLFIPGAKYIAWFTQFMT
- the thrS gene encoding threonine--tRNA ligase, producing MSNQLINIQFPDGKQQAFSKGVTLTDIAQAISPALRKKAIVGSVNGTIIDLTRPILEDTQISLYDASSKEGIQVIRHSTAHLLAQAIKRLYPDAKFGVGPVIENGFYYDIDTAHSLAPIDLQQIEKMMKQIVQENIQIQRKEVTRAKAQQLFVHDALKLELLEDIPEHEAVTVYEQGEFYDLCRGPHVPSTGKLQHFKLMHVSGAYWRGDSDNQMLQRIYGVAFASKEELADYFVFLEEAEKRNHRKLGKELELFMFSEEAPGMPFYLANGQIIRNELESYLRHLQAKFDYQEVRTPLMMNQRLWEQSGHWDHYKENMYFTHVDDQSFALKPMNCPGHMLIFKNDLHSYRDLPIRMAEFGQVHRHEFSGALNGLLRVRTFCQDDAHIFVTPQQIEDEIALALKIIDEVYQVFGFQYDIELSTRPADYMGELELWHQAEAALENVLTNLGFPFTINEGDGAFYGPKIDIHIKDAIQRSHQCATVQLDFQLPEKFDLTYVNEHNEKVRPVVIHRAVFGSIDRFLGILIEHFGGAFPTWLAPQQVKVIGVADAHQEYVQQVVDALKKEQIRVSVDDRQEKLGKKIREAQMKKIPYILVLGDKEMDNENVTVRQYGEQALIEKPLQQFIEEIKKEIQQKTLSN
- a CDS encoding GNAT family protein gives rise to the protein MENYFKEFLTGQTITLQQMTSIDLEAFVKMESEKKSLLLANDEIPFPNTFEDHTSFFQSISGKKEEFIFGIFEKTSNELVGSCGVYSINWQNSTCFVGISIGEQWQGKGLGTDAMKTLIHFIFNYIAINKVKLQVFSFNKAAIRSYEKCGFTKEGILRNEIFRFGQFHDVVLFGLLREEWQS
- a CDS encoding histidine phosphatase family protein; this encodes MTVIYFVRHAHSHYTADEYNRPLSDNGFKDRDRVTKLFENKMIHVIYSSTYKRAIQTVEGIAQEHHLQVNIVDTFKERTLSNKKIMDFDDAIRQLWSHPNFAFEGGESNETAMERAITTLQKIVLAHPNDNIVIGTHGNIMVLMMQYFDIQYDYSFWKKLSIPDVYQLTFQNFVLVDVQRIWKE
- a CDS encoding SMI1/KNR4 family protein gives rise to the protein MRTFHPYFSGLMKYLPEEEQLQLQRAIGATESQLQALLNVFPNCPESLINLLKDVNGTYYCKHGEETICVLVLGSDLGEYPYYLKSVEQIIADFRVKDSESIYERYEDFLDYVEVDERINMHVPLRERLCFSDCMNNGGTSRLYIDFNPNEGGQVGQIIRYVHDPDSYEVIAPSFEAYLQKLVDTEYEFTALYEEEEI
- a CDS encoding transposase — encoded protein: MFFQDRKLQELSQLVAQVFEYYHQNCSKKRRLKPGIITVIHTFGRDLKYNPHLHVLVTEGAMDAQREWYPLDWIPYEYLRKSWQKVVLDSMKRRQMMCQPM
- a CDS encoding GNAT family protein; this encodes MKLKFYEENDVYLIDRYTITEDQLRYTMSPKESIELVKQDTNRHAILVLDEDKLVTFFVLHENEGVKPYSSNEQAILIRAFSTDYYEQGKGYAKAALQFLPDFVLEHFPTINELVLGVNIPNTAAQSLYKKCGFADEGRLATGFNGEIKVMSRYIR